In the Halobacteriovoraceae bacterium genome, one interval contains:
- the rbfA gene encoding 30S ribosome-binding factor RbfA has protein sequence MSKGNKKQAYETKVVQGLNLYLRNELKDPQLSLVSFTKCDLTDDFSRAKVYWDTFNPDSKKTIEEGFSRLRGKMRTYLARYLKVRHVPEVICLYDREFEETSKIEVLLAQEKINGKFFQEGTL, from the coding sequence ATGAGTAAGGGAAATAAAAAACAAGCATACGAAACAAAAGTAGTTCAAGGTTTAAATCTATATCTTAGAAATGAGCTTAAAGATCCTCAACTTTCCCTTGTTTCATTCACAAAATGTGATCTTACAGATGATTTTTCACGTGCAAAAGTCTATTGGGATACATTCAATCCAGATTCAAAGAAAACAATTGAAGAAGGATTTTCTCGTCTGCGTGGAAAAATGAGAACCTATCTTGCAAGGTATTTGAAAGTTAGACATGTTCCTGAAGTAATTTGTCTCTATGATCGAGAATTTGAGGAAACATCTAAAATTGAAGTCTTATTAGCTCAGGAAAAAATAAATGGAAAATTCTTTCAAGAAGGAACTCTATAA
- the serB gene encoding phosphoserine phosphatase SerB, whose protein sequence is MNQEQNNILVTVSGPDHPGITTTLMEIIDKGSHRLLDMGQSVTHGLLSLSFLLNDNSEFGKDTPVLKELLFSAKKMGLTLDFDIVSFGEVKAIEKSEKYILNCVSTDYLSAAFLKEATSVLAKHNINILRIDNVNPGCFKSIEISGRVQSSVNLQDVKKELYAISQRHAVDIAFLRDNIFRRNKRLIVFDMDSTLIQHEVIDELANIYGVGEEVSKVTEEAMNGLLDFDESLKKRVSKLKGLEENNLKQILDQLKFTPGAEEFITTVKQLGYKVAIISGGFSYFANALKDKLGLDYAFANELEIIDGKLTGNVVGAIVNANQKAILLQLIAQQEGISLEQVVAIGDGANDLQMLSKAGLGIAFHAKEIVNQKANHHMGHGPMTSILYFLGIHENINE, encoded by the coding sequence GTGAATCAAGAACAGAACAATATTTTAGTTACAGTCAGTGGACCAGATCATCCAGGAATTACGACAACCTTAATGGAGATAATCGATAAGGGCAGTCACAGATTACTTGATATGGGCCAATCAGTTACACATGGATTGCTTTCATTAAGTTTTTTACTTAATGACAATTCAGAATTTGGAAAAGACACTCCTGTTTTAAAAGAACTATTATTTTCAGCAAAAAAAATGGGGCTCACTCTTGATTTCGATATAGTCTCATTTGGTGAAGTAAAGGCGATTGAAAAAAGTGAAAAATATATTTTAAACTGTGTTTCGACTGATTATCTCTCTGCTGCATTTTTAAAAGAAGCGACAAGTGTCCTAGCAAAACACAATATAAATATTCTTAGAATCGATAATGTAAATCCTGGTTGTTTTAAATCTATTGAAATAAGTGGACGTGTGCAGTCATCGGTGAATCTTCAAGATGTAAAAAAAGAGCTTTATGCAATATCTCAAAGACATGCAGTTGATATTGCATTTTTACGAGATAATATCTTTCGAAGAAATAAACGATTAATCGTCTTTGATATGGATTCTACTCTTATTCAACATGAAGTAATAGATGAGTTGGCCAATATATATGGCGTTGGTGAAGAAGTTTCTAAAGTGACAGAAGAGGCCATGAATGGACTTCTTGATTTTGATGAATCTTTAAAGAAAAGAGTTTCAAAACTGAAAGGACTTGAAGAAAATAATCTTAAACAGATCTTGGATCAATTGAAATTTACTCCAGGAGCAGAGGAATTTATCACAACAGTCAAGCAATTAGGTTATAAAGTTGCAATTATCTCAGGAGGTTTTAGTTACTTTGCGAATGCGTTGAAGGATAAATTAGGTTTAGATTACGCTTTTGCAAATGAACTTGAAATCATAGATGGAAAACTTACGGGAAACGTTGTTGGGGCCATTGTTAATGCAAATCAAAAAGCAATACTTTTACAACTAATAGCTCAACAAGAAGGTATTTCTCTTGAGCAAGTTGTCGCCATAGGGGATGGTGCCAATGATTTGCAAATGCTTTCAAAGGCAGGATTGGGTATAGCATTTCATGCTAAAGAAATAGTCAATCAAAAAGCAAATCACCATATGGGCCATGGGCCAATGACTAGTATTCTCTACTTTTTAGGAATTCATGAAAATATAAATGAGTAA
- a CDS encoding bacteriohemerythrin has translation MALFEWNESFETGITSVDNQHKRLVDYVNRLHEGMMQGQASQALGVILEGLINYTDAHFKHEEKYFDKLNYKNAATHKEYHKKLVGQVLDFQKKFKDGDVTISSEIMDFLKDWLMDHILNEDMKFVDLFKENKVP, from the coding sequence ATGGCGTTGTTTGAGTGGAACGAAAGTTTTGAAACGGGTATTACGAGTGTAGATAATCAACATAAAAGACTTGTTGATTATGTGAATAGATTACATGAAGGGATGATGCAAGGGCAGGCCTCTCAAGCTCTAGGAGTTATTTTAGAAGGTCTTATTAATTATACAGATGCGCATTTTAAACATGAAGAAAAATATTTTGACAAATTGAACTATAAAAACGCTGCAACTCATAAGGAATATCATAAAAAACTTGTTGGACAAGTTTTGGATTTCCAGAAAAAATTTAAGGATGGAGATGTTACAATCAGCTCTGAAATAATGGATTTTTTAAAAGACTGGTTAATGGATCATATTTTAAATGAAGATATGAAATTCGTAGACTTGTTTAAAGAAAATAAAGTACCTTAG
- a CDS encoding FecR domain-containing protein codes for MKFIFLPLIFIVLFWSNSYSSTARVIKLKGVVDIYESPSNKSLGRKGEVLFNGKYYLSISPKLGLKLKNGSIIKTKQDSQVRLIFNNGDQFNVAQNTFYEVKWDDEKYSKGEKKSNTIVNLMYGKVRAIVSKDGPRSNLKVSTTHAAMGVRGTDFYVSNSGQLGKMDVSVIRGEVDVTPKVKKMKGLSAQKKVKPQIIKVKPGFSAFVSTALPKAEIKSKDVAIADVQVRRTSKVELAKIQKDSVIEVTKEEEEKQLKEVSKNVATELQKLEKTAVKTTLEDIKRYDENLYNAMVSQKVVKVEDVNTASVKKVFKKAPERPLKPGEDDFAGDYEDVYQKYLKVLE; via the coding sequence ATGAAATTCATATTTTTACCACTTATTTTTATTGTATTGTTTTGGTCAAATTCTTATTCTTCTACAGCAAGGGTTATTAAATTAAAGGGAGTTGTAGATATCTATGAATCACCTTCAAATAAATCTCTTGGGCGGAAAGGAGAAGTCCTTTTTAATGGAAAATATTACCTCTCAATTTCACCAAAGCTAGGACTTAAACTTAAAAATGGTTCAATTATTAAAACAAAGCAAGATTCTCAGGTAAGGCTTATTTTTAACAATGGAGACCAATTTAACGTTGCTCAAAACACATTTTACGAAGTGAAGTGGGATGATGAAAAATACTCTAAGGGAGAAAAGAAAAGTAATACTATTGTCAACCTTATGTACGGGAAAGTCAGAGCTATCGTTTCAAAAGATGGCCCTCGAAGTAATCTAAAGGTTTCGACAACTCATGCTGCAATGGGGGTTAGGGGAACAGATTTCTATGTCTCGAACTCTGGACAACTTGGAAAAATGGATGTGTCGGTTATAAGAGGTGAAGTAGATGTTACTCCAAAGGTAAAAAAAATGAAAGGACTATCGGCCCAAAAGAAAGTCAAACCGCAGATAATAAAAGTTAAACCAGGTTTTTCTGCTTTTGTATCAACCGCACTTCCAAAAGCGGAAATAAAATCTAAAGATGTAGCAATTGCAGATGTTCAAGTTAGAAGAACTTCAAAAGTAGAACTGGCAAAAATTCAAAAGGACTCTGTCATTGAAGTTACAAAAGAAGAAGAAGAGAAACAACTGAAAGAGGTTTCAAAAAATGTTGCAACTGAGCTTCAAAAGTTAGAAAAAACTGCTGTCAAAACTACACTTGAAGATATCAAAAGATATGATGAGAATCTTTATAATGCGATGGTTTCACAAAAAGTAGTCAAGGTAGAAGATGTAAATACTGCATCGGTAAAAAAAGTGTTTAAAAAGGCGCCAGAAAGACCACTCAAACCAGGTGAAGATGATTTTGCTGGCGACTATGAAGATGTTTATCAAAAGTATCTGAAAGTTTTGGAATAA
- a CDS encoding cyclic nucleotide-binding domain-containing protein — translation MAKILVLSKDDYLLREGEESDEMYYLNRGLMTVYKRVGDSEKQIAIIKQGELVGEMLFLDGEARCASVKAAQDCELFVIPHSKIREIEKTLPNWYSKLVQTLLERLRKANSSVRI, via the coding sequence ATGGCGAAAATTTTAGTATTGTCTAAAGATGATTATCTTCTAAGAGAAGGGGAAGAAAGTGATGAAATGTATTATTTGAATAGAGGACTTATGACAGTTTACAAACGTGTAGGTGATTCTGAAAAACAAATAGCTATAATTAAGCAGGGTGAGTTGGTCGGAGAAATGTTATTTTTAGATGGGGAAGCGCGTTGTGCTTCAGTTAAGGCCGCTCAAGATTGCGAATTATTTGTCATACCACACTCAAAAATTAGAGAAATCGAAAAAACTCTTCCCAATTGGTACAGTAAACTAGTTCAAACTTTGTTGGAGCGATTAAGAAAGGCAAATAGTTCAGTAAGAATTTAG
- a CDS encoding leucine-rich repeat domain-containing protein — protein MHAIIKLPIEKKITPSFFQNPEITRVEIIAPNVCSLPRELFFLPNVFSLSLVMKSLNSLPSEINKFHKLKYLKISHTNISDIKLNDASFQDLDTLILSHNKFTSIPSWVYKCSKIETLILSNNKIKTISEDIFKLQNLKRLSIEANQIRNIPESIYHLPKLLHLCVELNPLLKEQKNGIYRT, from the coding sequence ATGCATGCAATTATCAAATTACCGATTGAAAAAAAAATTACTCCTTCTTTTTTTCAAAATCCAGAGATTACAAGAGTTGAAATAATTGCTCCAAATGTTTGTTCACTTCCTAGAGAACTCTTTTTTTTACCAAACGTCTTTTCATTGTCCCTTGTCATGAAATCCCTTAACTCTCTCCCTAGTGAAATAAATAAATTCCACAAGTTGAAGTACCTAAAAATTTCACATACAAATATCTCAGACATTAAACTCAATGATGCTTCATTTCAAGACTTAGACACTCTTATATTATCACATAATAAATTTACTTCTATTCCTTCATGGGTATATAAATGTTCAAAAATTGAAACTCTTATCTTATCCAATAATAAAATTAAAACAATTTCAGAAGATATTTTTAAACTTCAAAATTTAAAAAGATTATCAATAGAGGCCAATCAAATTAGAAATATACCTGAGTCAATCTATCACCTTCCAAAACTTCTCCATCTCTGCGTAGAACTAAATCCTTTGCTGAAAGAACAAAAAAACGGAATATATCGAACATGA
- the truB gene encoding tRNA pseudouridine(55) synthase TruB has translation MENSFKKELYNQPLVFSVLKPPGPSSFDIIRHFKKNLPFKPRKIGHFGTLDPFASGVFLVGLNSALRLNELAHEHNRKTYLAIGKIGYTTDTGDRTGSICLNSSYKPTLAEINKALNCLASNEYKQTPPHYSAAKCNGKPLYKWARQGVLIQKDAVQRTIFEARIVKYHYPYLSIKVSVSTGTYIRKLFEDLLELCGTRGHLISLVRTNIGPFNLKNSILKKNWPKIIDNRKHIENLSFRLTNILPFEKLDIGPENSKKFLNGCKINVSTQEHYNWIMSNKQVLGIGKNINQEITPHIVFKN, from the coding sequence ATGGAAAATTCTTTCAAGAAGGAACTCTATAATCAACCATTAGTATTTAGTGTTCTCAAACCTCCAGGGCCAAGCTCATTTGATATCATTAGACATTTTAAAAAAAACCTCCCATTTAAACCAAGAAAAATTGGACACTTTGGTACTCTCGATCCATTTGCTAGTGGTGTTTTTTTGGTTGGATTAAATTCTGCACTTAGACTCAATGAACTTGCACATGAGCACAATAGAAAAACATATCTGGCCATTGGGAAAATTGGTTACACCACTGATACTGGTGACAGAACAGGTTCCATTTGTCTAAATTCTTCGTACAAACCAACTCTCGCAGAAATTAACAAGGCCCTAAACTGCTTGGCCAGTAATGAATACAAACAAACACCTCCACACTATTCAGCGGCAAAATGTAATGGTAAACCACTCTATAAGTGGGCCAGACAGGGAGTTTTAATTCAAAAAGATGCCGTACAAAGAACAATTTTCGAGGCCAGAATTGTAAAATATCACTATCCCTATCTCTCTATAAAAGTAAGTGTAAGTACTGGAACTTATATTAGAAAATTATTTGAAGATTTGCTGGAGTTATGTGGAACAAGGGGACATTTGATATCATTAGTAAGAACTAATATAGGTCCCTTTAACTTAAAAAACTCAATTCTTAAAAAGAACTGGCCAAAAATTATAGATAATAGAAAGCACATTGAGAATTTGAGTTTCAGATTAACTAACATTCTACCTTTTGAAAAATTAGATATAGGGCCAGAGAATTCAAAAAAATTTCTAAATGGTTGCAAAATAAATGTATCAACTCAAGAACATTATAACTGGATTATGTCCAATAAGCAGGTTCTAGGTATTGGAAAAAATATCAACCAAGAAATCACTCCACATATAGTTTTTAAAAACTAA
- a CDS encoding mechanosensitive ion channel family protein has product MLIKLRLFTLLFYFVISTSIKADNQELYPSKDFTSPRMTFNYFLKAMVGYKNGDSTAINMAIQTLDLSDFDETSKTITGKNIAISLINTLDRLEKIDINQIPKQLNNNIWYYKKKTIEYEGQIYPVEIALYKNNNEWIFTKNTASTIYTYEKSLSKNKIVPGVVQYKPWHYKFTKGLPSWFFNETFKLTNGQWLALIFIIFLSFLIDRAFRLYVHIIITKILQNKNITVEKDIQKNFLAPMGIMVFSIFLNGGLRILSLPDNILSLSLKGCYVIFTMASVFTAHKLVDLISRFFEKRALQSENKFDDILIPMLRKTAKFIVITVGIIFIGDGLAIDMKGLIAGMGIGGLAFAFAAKDALGNLFGSLTVLLDRPFRIGDWVLIDGKVEGTVEEVGLRSTRIRTFYDSLISLPNGQLTNVHIDNYGQRRYRRFSTHLSIAYHTEPERIEAFCEGMRQIILKHPFTRKDSFHVYLNKMGPSSLDILLYMFWKVPDWSQELHEKHRLILDILKLAKYLKVEFAFPTQTLHLYNEDKTENCEFLDKSLLTKIGEENADKVISENFISEKHRSGQQ; this is encoded by the coding sequence ATGCTTATAAAATTACGTCTTTTCACTCTTCTATTTTATTTTGTCATTTCAACATCTATCAAAGCTGATAATCAAGAACTCTATCCCTCAAAAGATTTTACATCTCCAAGAATGACTTTCAATTACTTTCTAAAGGCCATGGTCGGATATAAAAATGGTGATTCAACTGCTATTAATATGGCCATTCAGACATTAGATTTAAGTGATTTTGATGAAACATCTAAAACTATTACAGGAAAAAATATAGCTATTTCCTTGATTAATACTTTAGACAGGCTCGAGAAAATTGATATTAATCAAATTCCAAAACAACTCAACAATAATATATGGTATTACAAGAAAAAAACCATCGAATATGAAGGACAAATTTATCCAGTAGAAATTGCTCTTTATAAAAATAATAATGAATGGATTTTCACCAAAAATACAGCGAGTACAATTTATACTTACGAAAAATCTCTCTCTAAAAATAAAATAGTTCCGGGAGTTGTGCAGTACAAACCTTGGCACTACAAATTTACAAAGGGTCTGCCCTCATGGTTTTTTAATGAAACATTCAAATTGACTAATGGACAATGGCTTGCGCTGATTTTTATAATATTTTTATCTTTTCTCATTGATAGAGCTTTTAGGCTTTACGTACATATTATTATTACAAAAATTCTTCAAAACAAAAATATAACTGTAGAGAAAGATATTCAGAAAAATTTTTTAGCACCGATGGGAATCATGGTATTTTCAATCTTTTTAAATGGTGGTCTACGCATACTTTCGCTACCCGATAATATTTTGTCATTATCTTTGAAAGGTTGTTACGTAATTTTTACGATGGCCAGTGTTTTTACTGCACATAAACTTGTCGATCTGATTTCTAGATTCTTTGAAAAAAGAGCTCTTCAATCTGAAAATAAGTTTGATGACATTCTTATTCCAATGCTTAGAAAAACAGCGAAGTTTATAGTAATCACTGTAGGTATAATTTTTATAGGTGATGGACTGGCCATTGATATGAAAGGACTTATTGCCGGTATGGGTATAGGAGGTCTGGCCTTTGCGTTTGCCGCTAAAGATGCACTCGGAAATTTATTCGGCTCACTTACAGTACTACTCGACAGACCTTTTAGAATTGGTGATTGGGTTCTTATAGACGGGAAAGTGGAAGGAACGGTGGAAGAGGTAGGTTTGCGAAGCACCAGAATACGAACCTTTTATGATTCGTTAATAAGTTTACCCAATGGCCAGCTCACAAATGTACATATAGATAACTATGGGCAAAGAAGATACAGGAGGTTTTCAACACATTTATCTATTGCCTATCATACTGAACCTGAAAGGATTGAGGCCTTTTGTGAAGGTATGAGACAAATTATACTGAAACATCCATTTACAAGAAAGGATAGCTTCCATGTCTATTTAAATAAAATGGGGCCTAGTTCTCTTGATATATTATTATATATGTTTTGGAAGGTTCCAGATTGGTCACAAGAGCTACATGAAAAACATAGACTCATTTTAGATATATTAAAATTAGCAAAATATTTAAAAGTAGAGTTTGCCTTCCCGACCCAAACTCTTCATCTGTATAATGAAGATAAGACAGAAAATTGTGAATTTTTGGATAAATCATTATTGACAAAGATTGGGGAAGAAAATGCTGATAAAGTAATATCCGAAAACTTTATCAGTGAAAAACATCGAAGCGGTCAACAGTAA
- the pgsA gene encoding CDP-diacylglycerol--glycerol-3-phosphate 3-phosphatidyltransferase: MTSELDKNIWELDNLPNRLTIFRMVLVPVVVIPLYFELLGTEKISLSQNFLNYFAGWTFVLASITDFFDGYLARKRKMVTVFGSFLDPIADKFLVVSSLIILLALERLDALLVILLIMREMYITSLRLLALDHHVKLEVGKLGKWKTAFQMIGIPLIMVNDNWAGTLNTLKLGEIFIYIAVTFSILSAIRYTYKLISNLKKYKQN; this comes from the coding sequence ATGACTTCAGAACTAGATAAAAATATTTGGGAGCTTGATAATCTTCCTAATCGCTTAACTATTTTTAGAATGGTGCTCGTGCCAGTCGTTGTCATTCCACTTTACTTTGAACTATTAGGAACGGAAAAAATTTCTTTATCGCAAAACTTTTTAAACTATTTTGCAGGATGGACATTTGTCCTGGCCTCTATTACAGATTTTTTTGATGGGTATTTGGCACGAAAGAGAAAAATGGTAACTGTATTTGGTTCTTTTCTCGATCCTATTGCAGATAAATTCTTGGTCGTATCTTCACTAATTATTCTTTTGGCCTTAGAACGTCTTGATGCACTTTTGGTTATATTGCTTATTATGAGAGAAATGTATATTACTTCATTGAGACTCTTAGCTTTAGACCATCATGTAAAATTAGAGGTTGGAAAGTTAGGAAAATGGAAAACGGCATTTCAAATGATTGGAATTCCTCTCATAATGGTGAATGACAATTGGGCCGGGACTTTAAATACTTTGAAATTAGGTGAGATCTTTATATATATTGCAGTGACTTTTTCGATTCTATCTGCAATTAGATACACCTACAAATTAATTTCTAATCTTAAGAAATATAAACAAAATTAA